The Chthoniobacterales bacterium genome segment CGTGGGTTTGGTCGAAAAAGCCGCCGAAGCCATCGATCAGGAAGAAGCCGCGCGGATGGAAAAGAAGCTGCGCACAGCGACTTTCGACCTGAATGATTTCCTTGGTACCTTCAAAATGATTAAAAAGCTGGGCCCGCTTGAAAATCTACTTGGCATGTTGCCCGGCATGGGTAACCTTAAAGGCTTTTCCGTTGACGAAAAACAAATGAAGCGGGTCGAAGCCATCGTTTTGTCGATGACTTTGCAAGAGCGGGCGAAGCCGGACATTTTGAATGCCCGACGACGTCAGCGAATCGCCCGTGGGAGTGGAGTGACAGTCACTGAGGTGAACACGCTCCTCACCCAATTTGGTCAGATGCAGAAAATGATGAAGAACATGGGTAACATGAAGAAAATGATGGGCGGTGCTGCTGGAAAATCCGGCAGGATGCCCCAAATGCCTTCGGGGAACCCATTCAAGAATTTTAGATAAACCCGCAAATCCCAAGTTAAGAAAATACAGTTATGGCAGTTTCCATTCGTTTACGTCGTGAAGGTTCCCTGAACCATCCTTTCTACCGCATTGCAGTGGCCGATTCCCGCAGCCCGCGTGATGGCAAATTCATTGAGTTGATCGGCACTTACGACACCAAAAAAGCCGGTGACAACGTTACTCTCGACCTCGCCCGTGCAGAATACTGGCTCTCCGTTGGCGCCCAGCCGAGCGACACCGTTCGCAGCATCATCAAGAAAGAGCGCGTCAAGTCTGCCGCCGCTCCGGTCGCCGCCTAAGCTCTCCGCTCTTCGGAGCTTTTCATAAAACGCAGGGTGTCTCGCAAGGGACGCCCTCGTTTTGTTTTAACTTACTTCCAGCGGACTTCCAATGCACTCTGCGGAGTGGATCGCTGGCCGACAGGCAGCAAAGTATGCGACGGAGAATCCGCTGTGACATGCGTCAGACGGGTTTCCACGGAGCGATAGATGAGGGTGGGGAGCCGATGAATCGGCAGCAGAAGCTTCGTTTCATCGTAGCTGGAGAGAACGCTCGGAATGTTCAAGGTCAGGCTCAAGAGCATGGCCGAAGCTAGAACGACGGCGTTGCCAGCTCCAAAGAGAAACCCAGCAAATCGCTCTAATGGAATGGGATAGGCGGGAATGAAGTCGTTGTTGAGCGTCTTGATCCCGATGAGTGGCGGCATGACGACCAAGACAAAAATTCCCCAGAATGCGGCGAAGGCGACTTGCTCTGGACTCACGGAGATTTGAGCGGCGAGGAAGTCGGTTCCCAAATACCAAAACCGAATCGCCGCGATGAAGCCGAGCAACCCGAGGCACAATCGTGCGAAAGCCCAGAATAGTCCTTCCTTCGCTCCGTGCATTCCACCGTAAACGATAGCCACCAAGGCCACGATGCTGATACCGAGTTCAATCATGTCGCTTCCTTCACTTCAGAAATCGTGGTGATGCCGAGGAGCACCTTCGTTGCGCCATCCTCGCGATAAGGCCGGAACCCATTTTGGCGCGCCATCGTCAGGATATCTTCCTGACTCGCGCCCTGCTGCACGGCCTGGCGCAGACCATCATTCAAGACTAGCACCTCGAAAATTCCCGTGCGTCCGCGGAAGCCGGTTCCCTCGCAATCGGGGCAGCCGGCTGACTCGTAAATAGTCGCGCCCGGTTCCCATTCGATGCCGATGTCGATGAGTTCCTCTCCCGTGCTGGTCACGGGGTTGCGGCATTCGGGGCAAAGCACGCGGACCAAGCGCTGGGCCACGAGCATGATCAAAGCCGACGCCATCTGGGAACGCTCCATGCCCATTTCCTCGAGTCGAATCAAAGTCGCGATGGAGTCGCGCGTGTGCAGCGAGGTGAAAACCAAATGGCCGGTTAGCGCGGCGCGAATCGCCACCGTCGCGGCCTCGGCATCGCGCATTTCGCCGACGAGAATCACGTCCGGGTCCTGCCGCAAAATCGAGCGCAGGCCCGACTCGTAAGTCGTTCCCGCCTTCGGAGCGACCGGGATTTGCGTGGCTCCAGGAAGCTCGTACTCGACCGGGTCCTCAATGGTCATGATGTTGAGTTTTTCGCGATCTAGCCGGCTCAACGCCGCGTAAAGCGTGGAGGTTTTTCCAGAACCCGTCGGGCCGGTGACAATGATCATCCCCGCGCGTGAACGGATGGTGCGGTCGAAGACGCTTTCCAGATCGGCGGACATGCCGACTTGATCGAGGCTGAGCAGGCCTCCTTTGCGATCGAGGATGCGGATGACGATTTTCTCGCCATGAATCGAATTGGCCGTGGCTACGCGAAAATCCACCTCGCGAATGTCGGTCTTCACATGGAAACGCCCGTCCTGCGCCTTGCGTTTCTCAGCAACGTCAATCCCGGCGAGCGACTTGAGTGACGTGATCAATCGAATGCCTTCCGTCGGACCGAGGACGCGATGTTCGGCCAACTGACCGTCCACCCGGAAACGCACGCGGCAGAGTTCCTCCTGGGGCTCGATATGAATGTCACTCGCCCGCTGCACGACCGCCGCCTCCAAAATTTCGCGGGCGGTTTCGAGACCGGATTCTTTCTTGCCCAAGGTCGAAACGGTCTGGCTGGTTTCATCGACAAACCGCAGCCCGATGCCCTGGCCCTTGGGTTGTTCGTTGCGATTTTTGAAGGAAAACAGAGGACGCTTTTTCGCGGCGGCAGCGATGTCTTCCTTTCCGCCGTAGGCTTTTTTGTTCCTGCCGACGAGGGCGTTGACGGCTAGAAAAAGCAGGAAGCCGACCACGGGCAGCAAAAACACAATTGAGTTCCAGAGCCATGCGGGCTTGGAACGGCGGTTCATCTGGTGCTGCACCCAGACGAGATGCGTCAGATAAAGCAAGATCGCGAGGAAGATGCCGCCGAGTTTCCAATCCATTTCGTGGCTGTGCTGGTAAACAGGATGCGGCGCAGGCGTCTTGATAGGAGCGGATAAAATGGGAGTCGCGACGCGTGCGGGCGCGGGAGTTTCTTCGGCCACCACCGACGGTTTTTCAATGACTTCAGGAGTCGCGGTCGGCTCAGGCGTCGTCTCGACTAGCTCAGGCGCGGGCGTGGCGGCCGGCGGCGGATTGTCGAATGGCTGCCCATCGACTGTCGCGATCTGCACGCCTTGGAGGGTGATTTCGCCAAACGAGGTGTGCATTTTCAGCGTCGTCGGCGTGCGGCGCAGAATGATGACTTTGCTGTAGTGCGCGCCATTTTTCAGCACGATCTCGGCGGCTTGGGAACTGAGTTCCGAGCCAATGACCAGCCCAAGGATGAGAGCCAGTCGGCCCGGAATTTGCATGGCTTGCATGAATGCTATAAATCCGGGGCGAGTCAAACTTTGGCCGTTTTATTTTTAAGCGAACCGCCC includes the following:
- the rpsP gene encoding 30S ribosomal protein S16 — its product is MAVSIRLRREGSLNHPFYRIAVADSRSPRDGKFIELIGTYDTKKAGDNVTLDLARAEYWLSVGAQPSDTVRSIIKKERVKSAAAPVAA
- a CDS encoding CvpA family protein, with translation MIELGISIVALVAIVYGGMHGAKEGLFWAFARLCLGLLGFIAAIRFWYLGTDFLAAQISVSPEQVAFAAFWGIFVLVVMPPLIGIKTLNNDFIPAYPIPLERFAGFLFGAGNAVVLASAMLLSLTLNIPSVLSSYDETKLLLPIHRLPTLIYRSVETRLTHVTADSPSHTLLPVGQRSTPQSALEVRWK
- a CDS encoding ATPase, T2SS/T4P/T4SS family — translated: MQIPGRLALILGLVIGSELSSQAAEIVLKNGAHYSKVIILRRTPTTLKMHTSFGEITLQGVQIATVDGQPFDNPPPAATPAPELVETTPEPTATPEVIEKPSVVAEETPAPARVATPILSAPIKTPAPHPVYQHSHEMDWKLGGIFLAILLYLTHLVWVQHQMNRRSKPAWLWNSIVFLLPVVGFLLFLAVNALVGRNKKAYGGKEDIAAAAKKRPLFSFKNRNEQPKGQGIGLRFVDETSQTVSTLGKKESGLETAREILEAAVVQRASDIHIEPQEELCRVRFRVDGQLAEHRVLGPTEGIRLITSLKSLAGIDVAEKRKAQDGRFHVKTDIREVDFRVATANSIHGEKIVIRILDRKGGLLSLDQVGMSADLESVFDRTIRSRAGMIIVTGPTGSGKTSTLYAALSRLDREKLNIMTIEDPVEYELPGATQIPVAPKAGTTYESGLRSILRQDPDVILVGEMRDAEAATVAIRAALTGHLVFTSLHTRDSIATLIRLEEMGMERSQMASALIMLVAQRLVRVLCPECRNPVTSTGEELIDIGIEWEPGATIYESAGCPDCEGTGFRGRTGIFEVLVLNDGLRQAVQQGASQEDILTMARQNGFRPYREDGATKVLLGITTISEVKEAT